A part of Bacillus rossius redtenbacheri isolate Brsri chromosome 1, Brsri_v3, whole genome shotgun sequence genomic DNA contains:
- the LOC134540421 gene encoding uncharacterized protein LOC134540421 produces MTSSQKSERFSSIERSILLGLVRSWAHVIECKKTDFSNLAAKKDAWARIECEFNSQPDVIKRSSAQLKKCWENVKTKQKKALALATRQRMATGGGPFVKDPPTDPELEIALGGVLHCVDDAVDCDMTFPSEASASVEIVMPQSNNTGSGALSTGSLLVNASQEEPHSIVLPTPVSGFRARNKPAIDVEVERRFLNLERADKRARRVLAMQQAEHRLKLRASKAMAEAEEQRLANEQAEAARAVEAEKRAIKFELMAEQRRAELHAQQMRHADELHKLRIKILTEANDVVF; encoded by the exons ATGACGTCCTCTCAAAAATCCGAGCGATTTTCATCTATCGAACGAAGCATTTTGTTAGGGCTTGTTCGTTCCTGGGCACATGTCATCGAATGTAAGAAGACAGACTTCAGCAACTTGGCTGCCAAGAAAGATGCCTGGGCGCGAATTGAATGCGAGTTCAATTCCCAACCTGATGTCATCAAG cGCTCCAGTGCCCAGCTGAAGAAATGCTGGGAAAATGTCAAGACCAAGCAGAAGAAAGCCCTTGCTCTTGCCACAAGACAGCGAATGGCAACTGGTGGAGGACCTTTTGTTAAAGATCCTCCCACAGATCCTGAGCTGGAAATAGCATTGGGCGGTGTGTTGCATTGTGTGGATGATGCTGTAGACTGTGACATGACTTTTCCTTCAGAAGCTTCAGCTTCTGTAGAAATTGTGATGCCACAGTCTAACAATACTGGCTCTGGTGCACTCAGTACTGGCAGCTTACTTGTGAATGCATCACAAGAAGAACCTCATAGTATTGTTCTACCAACACCTGTTTCTGGTTTTCGTGCTAGAAATAAACCAGCAATTGATGTGGAGGTGGAGCGCAGGTTTTTAAACCTTGAGCGAGCCGACAAGCGTGCACGGAGAGTTCTCGCAATGCAACAGGCTGAGCACAGGCTTAAGTTGAGAGCAAGTAAGGCAATGGCAGAGGCAGAAGAGCAGCGCCTTGCAAACGAGCAGGCAGAAGCGGCTCGAGCAGTGGAAGCTGAGAAACGAGCTATTAAATTTGAGCTCATGGCAGAACAGCGTAGGGCTGAGCTGCACGCACAGCAAATGCGACACGCTGACGAGCTACATAAGCTGCGCATCAAGATCCTCACGGAAGCAAATGAtgtagtgttttaa
- the LOC134540430 gene encoding putative nuclease HARBI1: MDDPRLFDEEYLDFIQRVENRENHHPRRYLRDGQNPCEFFSDIEFVKRFRFSKQIVMDTIVPLVAADNNDRRGLPLPPVLKVVIALRFYGSNSFQNVCGDLCHVNQATVSRIVKVVSAQLAEHLLEYVYFPGRQQLQEYHRQFYVNGGFPGVTGCIDCTHIGIRSPGGQFAELYRNRKGYMSLNVQVVSGPNLEILDIVTRWPGSTHDSRIFSNSRVMTRFENRVLPGVLLGDNGYPQLHFLFTPILVPNTVEETRYNVAHKRTRNTVERLFGVWKRRFSCLGHKLRSSLHTTSRVIAAGAVLHNIAVARGEPLPPPPADEEHFMPAVPVANAAPRNNRGVEVRADFIQRNFF; the protein is encoded by the exons ATGGATGACCCGAGATTGTTTGACGAAGAATATTTAGATTTTATTCAACGGGTCGAAAATAGAGAAAACCATCATCCCCGACGGTATTTACGTGATGGTCAAAATCCTTGCGAATTCTTCTCCGACATCGAATTCGTCAAACGTTTTCGATTTTCTAAACAGATTGTGATGGACACTATTGTGCCTCTTGTTGCTGCCGACAACAATGATAGGAGAGGATTGCCATTGCCACCAGTTCTTAAAGTTGTAATAGCCTTGCGATTTTATGGCAGCAATAGTTTTCAG AATGTATGTGGTGACCTATGCCATGTCAATCAAGCAACAGTGTCAAGGATTGTAAAG GTTGTTTCTGCACAATTGGCCGAGCACCTTTTGGAGTATGTTTATTTTCCTGGACGGCAGCAACTTCAAGAATACCATAGGCAGTTCTATGTAAATGGTGGCTTTCCTGGTGTAACTGGGTGCATAGACTGCACTCACATTGGCATTAGAAGCCCTGGTGGCCAGTTTGCAGAACTCTACCGTAATAGGAAGGGTTACATGTCTCTCAATGTTCAG gttGTCTCAGGTCCTAACCTTGAGATTCTTGATATTGTGACAAGGTGGCCTGGCAGTACACATGACTCAAGGATTTTCAGCAACAGCCGGGTGATGACTCGTTTTGAAAATAGAGTTCTGCCAGGAGTACTGCTGGGAGACAATGGCTATCCTCAACTGCATTTTCTTTTTACTCCAATACTGGTGCCAAATACAGTTGAGGAAACTCGCTACAATGTAGCCCACAAGCGGACCCGGAATACAGTAGAAAGACTGTTTGGAGTATGGAAGCGGAGGTTCTCATGCTTGGGACACAAGCTACGCTCAAGTCTCCATACTACCAGCAGGGTCATCGCTGCAGGTGCTGTTTTGCATAATATAGCTGTTGCACGTGGTGAGCCACTGCCACCTCCTCCAGCTGACGAGGAGCACTTCATGCCTGCTGTTCCTGTTGCAAATGCGGCACCACGAAATAATCGTGGAGTTGAAGTGCGTGCAGATTTTATTCAGCGAAACTTTTTCTGA